The DNA window GCCGTGGGAACAGGCTACCAGTTCATGAGGATGGGCTATTTCTGCCCTGACAATAAGGATTTCACAAAAGAAAAGCCAGTGTTTAACAGAATAGTCGGGTTAAAGGATTCTTGGTCAAAGGCAGTAAAGGAATAAAATATAAGGCTCGACAGCTTAGTCTGCCGAGCTTTTAATTAATAACGGAGGTTAAATAATGAGAGAGAGTATAATCAGAGATATTAAGAAAGCTGAGTCAGGACATAGGAAGATAGAATGGGTAAAAGGCTATATGCCTGTGCTGTCAACCATTGAGAAGGAATTTATAAAGGAACAGCCCTTTGCAGGCAAGAAAATAGTAATGTCCATTCATCTTGAGGCAAAAACCGCATATCTTTCCAAGGTACTGAAAGCAGGAGGCGCAGAGGTTTCGGTTACAGGAAGCAACCCCCTTTCCACACAGGATGATATTGCAGCAGCACTGGTGGAGGATGGACTGAATGTTTATGCCTGGTATAATGCCACGACCGAGGAATATAACCAGCATCTGAATGCAGCTCTTGATATCCGCCCTGACATAGTTATAGATGACGGAGGCGACTTGGTGCACCTGCTGCATGGGGAAAGGCAGGAGCTGCTGCCCAATATAATCGGAGGCAGTGAGGAAACTACTACAGGAGTCCTCAGACTCAAGGCAAGAGATAGAGAAGGACTGCTGAAGTTCCCCATGATTTCTGTTAATGATGCTTACTGCAAGTATCTGTTTGACAACAGGTACGGTACGGGTCAGTCGGTATGGGATGGGATAATGAGGACGACCAATCTCATAGTGGCTGGCAAGAACGTAGTGGTAGTGGGCTATGGCTGGTGCGGCAAGGGGGTCGCCATGAAGGCCAAAGGGCTTGGCGCCAATGTAATAGTTTGTGAAATTGACCCGATAAAAGCGATAGAGGCTTACATGGACGGCTTCAGGGTGATGTCAATGGATGACGCGGCGTCAATAGGGGATTTCTTTGTTACTGTTACCGGCTGTGCAAAGGTTATCACCGGAAAGCACTACAAGGTCATGAAGAACGGAGCGGTGCTCTCTAATGCCGGTCACTTTGATGTAGAGGTTTGGAAACCGGAGCTTGAGTCAATGTGCAAAGAGAAGAGGATAATGCGAAATAACATTATGGGATATGTTATGGAGGATGGAAGGATAATAAACCTGCTTGCTGATGGAAGGCTTGTGAATCTCGCTGCAGGAGACGGACACCCTGCCGAAATAATGGATATGAGCTTTGCACTGCAGGCCCTGTGCGCAAGATATATCAGTGAGAGCAAGGGAAAGCTTCAGAGCAAGGTATATGAGGTACCGGAGGCCATAGACAAAAAGGTTGCCCATATGAAGCTTGAAGCTCTGGGAATAACGATAGATAAGCTTACCAAGGAGCAGGAGGAATATCTGAGAGGCTGGGGAGAATAGCCATGGATATATTGCTGAAAAATGCGCAGATAATAACACTTAACGAAAATGATGATATAATACAAGAAGGCAGTATAGGGATACGGGGTAATAAAATAGACTATATCGGCCCCGGTGAGCAAAATATGGAGGCAGGATACTCAAAGTTGATAGACTGCAAAGGCAGGACTGTGATGCCTGGCTTTGTAAATGCCCATAATCATCTTGCCATGACAATGTTCAGAAACTACGCCGATGACATGAAGCTTATGGATTGGCTTTTTACAAAGATATTCCCGCTGGAAGACAAGATGACTGATGAAGCGGTATATTGGGGAAGTCTTCTTGCTATGGTTGAGATGATCAAAGGTGGAACAACAACCTTTACAGATATGTATTTCTTCATGGAAAGCACTGCTCGTGCGGCTTCTGAGTCAGGGATGAGGGCTGTGCTGTCCAGAGGACTTCAGGGGGAATCTGGAGAGGAAGAGCTTGACTACAGGCTCCGAGAGAACCTGGAGTTGTTTGACAGATACCACAATAGCTCCAATGGACGTCTGAAAGTGATGCTGGGGCCTCATTCCGTATATACCAGTTCTAAGGAGTACCTGAGGAAAGTTGCGGTCAAGTCTCGGGAGAAGGGTATATCCGTACAGATTCACCTTTCGGAGACAAAAGAAGAGGTTAGAAGCTGTATTGAGAAGCATGGCAGCTCGCCGGTCAAATATCTTGACAGCCTTGGGCTTCTCAATGGGAGTACCGTGGCAGCTCACTGTGTCGCTGTGGAGGATGAGGATATTGACATATTGGCATCCCGCAAAGTAAATGTGGTGCATAATCCGGGAAGCAACATGAAGCTGGCAAGCGGAGTCGCACCGGTAGTTAAGATGCTGGGGAAGGGCATAAATGTGTGCTTGGGTACTGATGGAGCCTCCAGCAACAATAATCTTGACATGCTGGAAGAGATGAGAATGGCAACCTATTTGCAGAAGATTTACACAGATGACCCCACAGCTTTGCCTGTGGATGAGGTCATGAGAATGGCTACAGCAAGAGGAGCCAGGGCTCTTGGGTTTGAAGACGTGGGAAGTCTCACGGTTGGGAGCACTGCAGACCTTATAGTGCTGAATACTGAGAAAGCACATTATTACCCGAAACATAA is part of the Clostridia bacterium genome and encodes:
- a CDS encoding adenosylhomocysteinase; translated protein: MRESIIRDIKKAESGHRKIEWVKGYMPVLSTIEKEFIKEQPFAGKKIVMSIHLEAKTAYLSKVLKAGGAEVSVTGSNPLSTQDDIAAALVEDGLNVYAWYNATTEEYNQHLNAALDIRPDIVIDDGGDLVHLLHGERQELLPNIIGGSEETTTGVLRLKARDREGLLKFPMISVNDAYCKYLFDNRYGTGQSVWDGIMRTTNLIVAGKNVVVVGYGWCGKGVAMKAKGLGANVIVCEIDPIKAIEAYMDGFRVMSMDDAASIGDFFVTVTGCAKVITGKHYKVMKNGAVLSNAGHFDVEVWKPELESMCKEKRIMRNNIMGYVMEDGRIINLLADGRLVNLAAGDGHPAEIMDMSFALQALCARYISESKGKLQSKVYEVPEAIDKKVAHMKLEALGITIDKLTKEQEEYLRGWGE
- a CDS encoding amidohydrolase translates to MDILLKNAQIITLNENDDIIQEGSIGIRGNKIDYIGPGEQNMEAGYSKLIDCKGRTVMPGFVNAHNHLAMTMFRNYADDMKLMDWLFTKIFPLEDKMTDEAVYWGSLLAMVEMIKGGTTTFTDMYFFMESTARAASESGMRAVLSRGLQGESGEEELDYRLRENLELFDRYHNSSNGRLKVMLGPHSVYTSSKEYLRKVAVKSREKGISVQIHLSETKEEVRSCIEKHGSSPVKYLDSLGLLNGSTVAAHCVAVEDEDIDILASRKVNVVHNPGSNMKLASGVAPVVKMLGKGINVCLGTDGASSNNNLDMLEEMRMATYLQKIYTDDPTALPVDEVMRMATARGARALGFEDVGSLTVGSTADLIVLNTEKAHYYPKHNIKSAIVYSGNSADVETVIIDGSLVMEGGHLITLDEERILYKAQKWALKLTVQ